One window from the genome of Phycisphaerales bacterium encodes:
- a CDS encoding efflux RND transporter periplasmic adaptor subunit, translating to MATATPKTRPSRLFLALTIPLLAAAMPLAHAGQAGDRQDERPRGYAFEPSWAAEFGGIYHFTQPSKDAMMGFSQPSEVRSVLVSVGDRVEKGDVLVRARDGDIQAAYRLQQRRAKNRFEILAAENRVQLAQIEFDNQQTAQDQGGGSTLEYERARASLENAKIELDTANERFIEQGIILERQEADLERFAITAQFDGMVAAIEVTPGQAMQDSEPVLRLVSIDPLQVKVPTPTSTVLAEQLERGDKAWVAVSVAGEPRMFEGTVTEVSPVADFGSDKVWVKVEMPNPDRLLSGLPAWVRFSEPTEGFMRILAEHEAQRDEQAARDRLADDGEQQAEPALAADAG from the coding sequence CGCCGGGCAGGCCGGCGATCGCCAGGACGAACGACCGCGCGGCTACGCATTCGAGCCGTCATGGGCGGCCGAGTTCGGGGGCATCTACCACTTCACCCAGCCCAGCAAGGACGCCATGATGGGCTTCAGCCAGCCCAGCGAGGTGCGCTCGGTGCTCGTGAGCGTGGGCGATCGCGTGGAGAAGGGCGACGTGCTCGTGCGGGCCCGCGACGGCGACATCCAGGCGGCCTATCGCCTGCAGCAGCGTCGCGCTAAGAACCGCTTCGAGATCCTGGCCGCCGAGAACCGCGTGCAACTGGCCCAGATCGAGTTCGACAACCAGCAGACCGCACAGGACCAGGGCGGCGGCAGCACCCTCGAGTACGAGCGCGCCCGGGCGTCGCTCGAGAACGCCAAGATCGAGCTCGACACCGCCAACGAGCGATTCATCGAGCAGGGGATCATCCTCGAGCGGCAGGAGGCGGACCTGGAGCGGTTCGCCATCACGGCCCAGTTCGATGGCATGGTGGCGGCCATTGAGGTTACGCCCGGCCAGGCCATGCAGGACAGCGAGCCCGTGCTGCGGCTGGTGTCGATCGACCCCCTGCAGGTGAAGGTGCCCACCCCGACGAGCACGGTGCTCGCAGAGCAGCTCGAGCGGGGCGACAAGGCCTGGGTCGCCGTAAGCGTGGCCGGCGAGCCTCGGATGTTCGAGGGCACCGTGACCGAGGTGAGCCCGGTGGCGGACTTCGGCTCGGACAAGGTCTGGGTGAAGGTCGAGATGCCCAACCCGGACCGCCTGCTCTCGGGCCTGCCTGCCTGGGTGCGATTCAGCGAGCCGACCGAGGGCTTCATGCGCATCCTTGCGGAGCATGAGGCGCAGCGAGACGAGCAGGCCGCCCGGGATCGGCTGGCCGACGATGGGGAGCAGCAGGCCGAGCCCGCCCTGGCCGCCGACGCCGGCTGA